The DNA segment GCAACCAATTAGCTATATGAAGTATCCTACAATCCATAGATAAAGCCCATTTGACTGGATATAATCCTTGTGTATGTGTACGAGTATGTTTTACTCTACGgaggtattcaaaattaaattttgaaattttattaaatgtagaaggatttttattaaaaacaatataattgCCCCTGAAACTTAGGACCCTATGTAGCTAACACATTTTCATTACACTTGCTCGAAAACGATCTTATTTCTTGCATGTGTACTCAAGGACAAAGGCCTATGCGCGAGAGTTAtagattgtaaaaaaaaacgttatttttttttttattatgatactaatacatataaaataatttgttttcagAACGGCTTTCTGACAGCATTACCTTTCTTTGTTATGTGGCTTACCAACTTTTACTTTAGTTGGTTCATCGATATGATTATTGTCAAGAAGTGGGTCTCCGTCATCAATGCTAGAAAATTAGCTCaaagtataggtacatttttattttatttttcatatagcTTATTATTTTGGTTTCCCACTGTTGGACAAAGACCTCTTCTATCTTCCACCAATCGCCAAACATTACTCGTTACATCATACGCATTTTTTATAGATTTCTATTAAGTTATTGAATTATTCGATCAAACTGGTAAAAATATAACAGAGCCATAAGCAGTAGACTCTATTAACATAAAGACATTTtgacaattacaaaatatttacaattaataattgACGATTGACCACTTAGCTATTTATAAGACCGATATGTTTTTGCTTTCAGGTACTATACCGACGATATTAGGATTAGTCTCTCTCGTCTACGTGAAAAAGGACATTATTGTCGTAGAGACGATTCTAATCCTCACTTGTGCTTTTGAGACGGCAGTGTTTTCGGgattttttgtaagtaaattctaATTGCATTATCAAAATTTGATAACTAGATTGCGTAATTCGAAAGAATGATCAACGACACAGAAACGACTCCCAAGTAATGATAATTAGCTGTTGGAACTCCATGAATTCCAACCTAATCTTCACCGGCCAAACAATGCCGCTTGTAACCCagtttaagtacttaataaaatatttaaaattgtctATCCATATTCCATAGTTTATGTTTTTGGCTTGGAATCTTACCGATTTTTGTTGACAGGTAAACATCATCGATTTAGCTCCAAACTTTGCTGGCACTATCATAAGCATTAGCAACTTTATAACAAACGTGTTTGCTTCCATGGCTCCTGTAATCGCTGGACTCGTACTCAATGAGGATgttgtaagtacatatttttaattaactgTCAAATATGGCCAGATGAAAATGAGATGATGATGAAAATGTGATGAGATGGGTTTAGAGGTGGTTTAGAGTCAATCTCGTTAAACTGACAGACACTGgatgaaacaaatgaatatCGTACAAGCCAATGTAACTGACACATCATTTCCATTGCTCGCGCCTCATATAATGGAatgttaaatacattttattaataatgcCAATCATGCCAATAATGGAACCATAAAATAACTTATAAGTCAGCgagatattattttttattacagacAAGCCAGCATCTTTGGGGGAAGTTATTTTTCATAGTAGGTGGGGTTTATTTGGTAACTTATTTGGTATACCTCTCAATTGGCTCTGCTGAAGTTCAAAAATGGAATGACCCTGAAGAAGAAACGAGAAGAAACATAGAGACAGGAGAAGAAAATCCAATGCTTCATTCTACATAATTTAATGATTTCAAACGGTGTTCATTTAGTGTTAGGTATTAAAGAATAATGAGTGTTGATCCTCTTAACATGAATGTATACTCAAATTAAGATATCTTGGTGCTGTTTGTGTGTGATACTtgtgtgtaaaaatattaattagggttcaTTTTCAAATAAAGTGTTTTTCTGCCCGTTACATATTATTTTCCATTTTCAATTAAACTATTTTTCTGCGTTTTGTCCAAATATAATACTTACCTGCTTATGAAATGTTAAATGTCATTCTCATCAGCTACAGAGCCAGTGAGGTTATCAATGGTACGAAGTCAATGTTGGGAAGATCGTCTATCTGGCAAGTCCGTCTACTAGCTATAACTCGCATGTTTGTATAAGTATACTGCTTACAATACGGTAATACCCATGCTAGATCAGATATCTAGTATGTACTAACTATCACTGGGTAAAGCCGCCGATGGACAGAAGTACGGACGGAGActattagggtaacattccttttctgaccgcagctgcactattaatacctactgaacgcgtcgctgttactgtcaatttccatagtaaaataattaacagtagtgcagctgcggttggaaatggactgtcccCTGTTACGGACTTAGggttacttattttataatttgacaTGTTTCAATTATTGTATACCTACGACTTAAAGATACCAAAATACTCAGTTCACAAAAAGTAGCCTTTATGCTTATGGCCTCAAAAAcatttccattttattttaatgtgaccATAATTACACAACTTGTGCAATACTACGACTTAATAAATCTATGTTTAAACGTGGCGAATATGAATAACAACTATTTATGGTACACATCCTGGTgatttataatttaagtatagTGGTATACGCTTTTGAGATAAGAGTGTAACAGAGTTAATGTTGACACTGAGAATAAAAAACCAACAGTGCTAAAATTAATCTTATTAAAAAACTGGtcaataaatagttttatttcattttggaGAAGTATTCATATGGAAAATAACATTTTctgtagcagttatttttacgaATGCCTTCTAATTTTCTTGAGACATTCATTTTTAATTCTTTATATTCCTTACCAATGCACTCAAgcaaaaggttaaaataaataaaactataacaAGATATTTATAAAGGGGctttatattatttgatatgATAAGAaaacgtgtaggtacctatattataagcCTGACTAAGGAAATACTGACAGTTAAGTAAATGAGTAGGTACTAACTTGTACCTGCTTTAACCGTTAGAGAGTGTGTAATGTCTAATTTggaaaatggaaaaaaataccaaaaagacttacTTCACAGTGAAACAGACGATGAAAGAATAAACCATGATGTTGTGGAGAAAAATGAAGCTCAAATAAATTTATGTGACAAACCGAAACAAATAGGTGGGTTTTATAAAACGAATATTGAaagttttatgtaatttaaaagAGATCTGATGTAATTATTTAGAAAGTGTGATATAAAATTTAATGACGATTGTTTAGGGTACGGATGCCGACATCAGCAGGCTGCTCTTCTGTTCGTCTGTCTGACGGTAGCTTACAGCATGCGGACATGCATGGGAGTAGCTCTGGTGGCTATGGTGCATAATCGCCATGATACAAATTCAGATATACCTAATTCTACGaatattcaagaaaataatCAAACGGAAATTGGAAGTGTTGGACTTCTTAATGGAATTTTGTTTAATGAACCAGTAAGTaccaaattgtttttttttaatggtttataaacataaaaattgtattcttttataatacaaaattgtaataattaatcaaattatATCGAGTTAAAGTACCCATGTAGTAAATCtagttacataggtacattaatgCACACCTAATTTGCAAATATAAagttcttttaataaaataaattttcacctgaatttaaaaaaaacacactacaatatttttatcgctaaagtttatttttaatgaagagctcaaatatttatttttatttatttcactgaTTTGCAttagtaatttaatatttttttattaatacgaTTTGTGTTCAGAAAGTAACTGATCAATGTTCAGTTAACTTCAGTGTTTCAGTCTATGTTTCATCAAGTAGGTTTTGAAGTCAATTAGTTTTATAAAgtattattgtaggtacctactaaacgtTGCCAGGAGCTACATACAACGACaagttattaggtacttaacattttttttaagtgcCACGCGCTGTCGTTCCCAATTTCTGTAATTTCGTCTACTCAGTAACACGTGTGCAAACAAACCTTAAGGCTTCCAGTGTTTCAAGGTCAGCTTCAATGTATAAGATCTTCAATGTTTGCGCTATAGCGAATGAAACGGtagtctctctatcactcttccatacaagtgcgacagagagacattaGCTTTTTGTTCCCTTCGGTGCAAACGAatcattttggctaggccctcAGATCTGTTAAGGAAACGGTGCTACAGCTCCAATCATTAAATACATTTATCGTGattgtattatatttatctTATTATTTACATACAACTAAACAAAGGATTTAAACTCCTTTATCAATGTAGTCTTGTTGTACTTTGTTTACTTCCGGAAAAATATTGTCGCATTAagttaaattgaattattataaaCACGTAATAAGATGtctctagagtctgtgcggaaagagaagagtcgtggaatgtatggggcccaatacattccacgactcttctctttccaaacagatTCTGAATACCTTTAATtgaataaaatagtattttttttttctttttaatttcaatgttTTGTTCATGAAATacacattttacacgtcaagtttatgtcaaattgtactggtaaccatggtaactccagaacCGGTAAATCCCGGGTAAGTGGAatggcgcaagtggcccttagctaTTTTTGATTCCATTTCAGTACCCAACATTTCGATGGAACAAAACAACCCAGGACTACATGTTAGCTGCATTCTCGCTGGGATACATGATTTTACAGATACCAGCAGGTCAGATAGCTCACCGGTATGGTACCAGGTATCTTCTTACCGGCGCGCTGGTAATAAATGGGGTGGTATCATTTTGCACCCCGTGGGCGGCGTATTATGTGAGTGAAAAAATTTACTTATCTGAACATTTGTATCGGAACCCCTCGTGTAGCCAATACCGAACTTAAAAACTGTATAGCATTAATGTGTCAACAAGCATTCATTTTTCAATAAGATGCAATTTAATCGTCAAAATTTTGGGTTGATATCTTATTGCAACATGAATGTGGGTCGACACATTTTTGCTTAACTGCATcctaatatgtataattaaagtAATGTGTGCTACATTGTTTTGTCGTCCGCATTAGCCTAATAcgtaaaatttacatattatcgtgggattcgacaggttaaacggcaaataattttttttagggAAGTTGGGTATTCGTCGTGATTTTACGAATGATTCAAGGCCTTAGTCAGTCTTGTTTCATACCAGGCATGCACACGGCATTTGGAAAATGGGCGCCTTTGGAGGAACGCGGCAGACTGTCGGCATTTGCATATGGAGGTAAATATTGGTTTACTTACTTTAAAAGCCCATCAAAAATTACAACTTCTTCCTATCGATTCATTTTATGGAAGGAAATTTTAATGTCGCACACAAATtaggtttaaaaataataacaattttttttaagtaggtagtaaaTGTTTTAGCCCAAGTAAAAGAAAAAAGTAACGCGATAGAGATTGAGTCCGTATTAGCTAGCTGTGCACCGACTATTACAGAACAAAGTGCGGAGATGTCATAGTAAAcgacatatttttttcatataaatttgacaCCTATGATGACAATTTTACACCGTCCGGTTGCAAATTCATGCAGAGTTCACTTGGTTCAACTCAATGAAATTCGCTTTACTAACAAGAGcctataatctttaatagatgTCAATGATTATTGATGAATGATTTATCCTTTAAAAAGAACAATACTCAAtattgtgttgacaaaataaaataaaattaaattttgcttggcaaaggttagacgtatgggcggctaaagGATATACCggattttttaaaagtaaaagtgATTGTAATTTCAGGACAAGCACTAGGAACAGTCTTGGGGCTACCAATAACAGGCTTTATCGCAGCTTCGCCACTCGGCTGGCCCGGGATTTTCCGTTTCTACGGGTTTCTTTCACTGTTCGTCGGGGCTGTTCTGTGGTTCTTCGGAGCGGATTCACCAGCACAGCACCCACGAATATCTGTGGCTGAGAGGCGGTACATCGAAGAGGCTTTAGGACAGACTGGGAGCAAGGGAAAAGTAAAGTAAACTTACATTTTATGTTCACGTATCTAATGTatttacagtcagctgcagagagaggtgacccctCTGCATATAGactgattgtatgcaggggcaCATCTCTCTGCAGCCGACTGTACATAGGGCAAAATAATTATCATCATTTTCGTTACTCTCTTGAATTTTCCTATCCTATAAAAGTTAGAAGATACATAATTGtgaaattatttacttattatagatggtcaagcagatcatgtcagtagaaaacacggcaaatttgaaaaatgtaagcgcgaagggatatcgtgccatagaaaattttaatttcgcgccttttttcactgacaagatttgtttgaccagctataatatttttttttactgtttagCAAAGCGTGGATGGTTCACTTACTATCAACGTGGTTAATAGAGTCGGACCGTGCTAACTTGGCAGAGATTTTAATAGCACAAactgtgcaagttttatttccaatattatatataaatacttaggtataatttaatagcaatttgacgtttaaaatcttGCACTGACCATTGGCACTGACTCTAAGGCTAAAAGGCTGTTAGTTTTCGATTTTTTCTgttctgtagggctaagatggtcggttttttaatcatttgtcatcatgcctgtcacgttctaacaattatgtaagtgcgaaagtgacgcatgacatgacaagttaTAAAAATGCAACCACGATACCGCCGCtgattacctatttattacaaaattaatataatgataaatattacttatgctTCATATTGTATATATCCTACCTTAGGCTtatgtcaaagtcaaagtcaaaatatactttattcacgtaggcctagcaacaagcacttattaatcgtaacatatatattatcttaagctaattatcagagcaattgatgattccataataatattggattattatacaaatcaaatttaccacaaatttaagaatttcacaaaaggatatGCTTGTATCTATTGTATTCCAAGTTTcagttacatatatattttatgaacctccaggtcttttTAGTAGATAAATTATGTGCGTATTATGCACTTCTACCTTGTGTCATGTATGACTgtatgtcatcatcatcatcatcatcatcctggcgtcaatcccagctggcGTCAatccccgcgcggggcgcgaggacccggggtccgccttcagactccttcgtgtccactttgcccgatcttcggcgtccctggtggtgagtccgttggcacgcatgtcctccttaacgacatccagccatcgcttcctgggccggccttttcttcccgtaccgggaggaggcggcatggccaggcatttgttctgaataaataaaataataaaatatttttgtttttccgAAGCACCTTAAAGTCCCATGGAAGAAGCTGCTTCGCTGCAAGGCGCTATACGCTATCGTGGTAGCCCATATAGGTCAAACCTGGGGTCAGTTGACGTTGTACACGGAGGTCCCCGCTTTTATGGACAAAGTAATGAGGGTCAATATAAAAGCTGTAAGTTAATTAGCcacatatacaaatacaaatacaattgTCATGTCAAATTTCCCAAATTGACATGACATGAGACCttagtaaaaaatttaaattaacacATTACATCAGCTTCTTAGAATAAACAATAGCCCTCACACTAGGTCGAGTACATAATATTTATCATACAAACTAAGTACTAATGTAACGTTATGGTATAAGTAGATCATTTTAATGAACCTAGAATTCTGTTTGAGTTGTAATACCTACTTGTAATACATatctacataataataatttatgctCGCTGTGTTTGGTGAAATGCTATTCTTATTTGAGTATAGTAGTAAGCAGTACCTACATcggaattattattttaactaagcAACGTTTTAAACCTGTTTTAATGACTTTAAGTATATTGCATTTATCTTGTAACGGACGTAAATTTGATTTTGAGCTATATATGTAtctacttaattttaatttctcTCTAGtctttgagaaaaaaaaagtcgTTTTTGTAGCTCATTAATGGATAAAATGATcattaatagaatagaataatcacaataaatttattgttttcagAATGGCCTACTAACAGCATTACCTTTCTTGGTGATGTGGTTTACCAATTTCTTTTTCAGTTGGTTTACCGATATGCTTATTGTGAAAAAGTGGTTAAGTGTAACCAATACTAGAAAGTTAGCGCATTCGTTAGGTGAGTTTGATGTTTTTttaactatacctacctacttccaTCTTGATTATCTTTCATAGTTATAAATCGTTTCGAAACCTAGACGCAGCTTTTTAGAGCAAGTGAAAGAAAAAGTATCGTATCGtgtcaaagagctggcgcaagataggAAAAGCTagaagatactccaccgacatgagaataactcttaagttaatgatgatTAGTTTTTAGCGGTGTTACTCTAAATTTTGGATTTTCAGGTTGTATACCAGCGGCGGTCGGGCTTATCTCGTTGGCATACGTTAAGAAGGATATTTTTGTCGTAGAAACTATTCTAGTCCTGACGTGCGCTTTCAAGATTGCCGCTCATTTGGGATGGCATGTAAGTTCTTATTTTACATGTTATACTAACTTATTCTTAACCATTAAAAGTATTTATGACTTGTGTATCTCTTTCTAGTTCTTTAAACATACTTTTAGACTAAATAGCATTATATattgtcgcctaaatagtgtttagtttttttaagtttatataaaatgcatatatatgttagtctgtaaggtatttgtaatatgggccttgttgcctgatttaaatgttaaataaataaaatatagcttttttttattaattgctCTACACGAAGGACACATTCGTTTTTCTGATTAGAATAAGTATCTGGAAAATATGCCTATTAAAATATGTGGTTACTTTCATACCTCTTGTCCACTCATATAAATAGCATTTTGATTTCTCCTGACAGGTAAACCACATTGACTTAGCTCCAAACTTTGCTGGCACAATGATGAGTATTAGCAACGCCGTATCAAACTTGTTCGGGTCCCTGGCTCCTGTAGTTGCTGGGTTCTTACTGGCCGAGGACGttgtaagtattaaaaaaaactttaaacctCTAGTCGCCCACGAACCAAAACATGCCAAGACAAATGAAATTttgatttgtaaaaataaagattcaaaatacaatggaacgGGCGGCCTTTTTATAGGTTCTTGGACGActagcagaattatcagtgctTCACCCGAAAGAGTGGAGCATATTACTGAGCCAGAAACCTTTTGTAatgctgcaacgcacacagcaAACCTACCTTTTATTGATGCTTCTTGTTCTTTCTTTTATgtttagtttgatattgttattgtttctatttttttgtcaatacctatgtgtgtattgtggcaagcgaataaatggtttatctatcttCATCTAGAGGTTAAGGAAACGGCCAAATTAAGAAGTCGTTTTAATTTTTGTCTGAGATGAAACCATACTAGTAATGTTCTATATCTAGTTCTTAATATCACAAGATTTCCTTTGAGCATTAACATAGGTACACTAGACTTATGTCGACCGGGATataaaccgtgattaccttttgtattgttttcgagctcgaGCAGTTACATGCtgcatgcatcttgttcacgggtaactgaccgtgaatcattcaaaaccatTAACATATGTTTTATGATTTTCAGACGAGTGAATATCTTTGGAGGAAAGTGTTTTTGGTGGCGGCAGGGTTTTATATTATTACTGATTTAGTATATATCGCTATTGGGTCAGCCGAACTACAGGAATGGAATACCCCCAAAGAAGATACGAAAGGAAATATTGCAAACGGCGAGAAAAAACCAATGTTATAGAAACCGAAGAGTAGATCTTCATTTAATAggttaaaataattctaattcagTGTAGTTTTAAAGTTAAAGTAAATTAATAGAATTTAAGATTTTGTTGTATCATTTTAGGTTTTTTAATACAAGCATAGTTTGACTTTGATTTCACTGCGTACCTAAGTAGTCAATGTTAGGTGCTCTGTTACTGTTACCAATGTTATAGAAACCGAATCTTCATTTAATAggttaaaataattctaattcagtgtagttttaaaattaaagtaaattaaTAGAATTTAAGATTTTGTTGTATCATTTTAGGTTTTTTAATACAAGCATAGTTTGACTTTGATTTCACTGCGATATACCTAAGTAGTCAATGTTAGGTGCTCTGT comes from the Cydia amplana chromosome 12, ilCydAmpl1.1, whole genome shotgun sequence genome and includes:
- the LOC134652800 gene encoding putative inorganic phosphate cotransporter, yielding MILRMIQGLGQSCFLAGMHRAFGKWAPLEERSQLTAFAYGGQPLGTVVGLLLTGYLAASPVGWPGVFRFYGLLSLSVAIIFWLLGADSPGQHPRISVAERQYIEEALKNNGAKRKKHLKVPWKQLLCCRGVIAVAIAHIGQGWFQVTMYSEIPSFMDKVMRVDIKTNGFLTALPFFVMWLTNFYFSWFIDMIIVKKWVSVINARKLAQSIGTIPTILGLVSLVYVKKDIIVVETILILTCAFETAVFSGFFVNIIDLAPNFAGTIISISNFITNVFASMAPVIAGLVLNEDVTSQHLWGKLFFIVGGVYLVTYLVYLSIGSAEVQKWNDPEEETRRNIETGEENPMLHST
- the LOC134652575 gene encoding putative inorganic phosphate cotransporter, whose amino-acid sequence is MSNLENGKKYQKDLLHSETDDERINHDVVEKNEAQINLCDKPKQIGYGCRHQQAALLFVCLTVAYSMRTCMGVALVAMVHNRHDTNSDIPNSTNIQENNQTEIGSVGLLNGILFNEPYPTFRWNKTTQDYMLAAFSLGYMILQIPAGQIAHRYGTRYLLTGALVINGVVSFCTPWAAYYGSWVFVVILRMIQGLSQSCFIPGMHTAFGKWAPLEERGRLSAFAYGGQALGTVLGLPITGFIAASPLGWPGIFRFYGFLSLFVGAVLWFFGADSPAQHPRISVAERRYIEEALGQTGSKGKHLKVPWKKLLRCKALYAIVVAHIGQTWGQLTLYTEVPAFMDKVMRVNIKANGLLTALPFLVMWFTNFFFSWFTDMLIVKKWLSVTNTRKLAHSLGCIPAAVGLISLAYVKKDIFVVETILVLTCAFKIAAHLGWHVNHIDLAPNFAGTMMSISNAVSNLFGSLAPVVAGFLLAEDVTSEYLWRKVFLVAAGFYIITDLVYIAIGSAELQEWNTPKEDTKGNIANGEKKPML